A window from Balearica regulorum gibbericeps isolate bBalReg1 chromosome 1, bBalReg1.pri, whole genome shotgun sequence encodes these proteins:
- the LOC104632212 gene encoding potassium voltage-gated channel subfamily A member 1 isoform X2 — translation MTVMAGENMDETSALPGHPQDSYQPAAHDDHECCERVVINIAGLRFETQLKTLAQFPNTLLGNPKKRMRYFDPLRNEYFFDRNRPSFDAILYYYQSGGRLRRPVNVPLDMFSEEIKFYELGEEAMEKFREDEGFIKDEERPLPEGEYQRQVWLLFEYPESSGPARVIAIVSVMVILISIVIFCLETLPELKEDKEYTVHRTDNTTQVYKSNIFTDPFFVVETLCIIWFSFELVVRFFACPSKTEFFKNIMNFIDIVAIIPYFITLGTEMAEREGTQKGEQATSLAILRVIRLV, via the exons ATGACCGTGATGGCTGGAGAGAACATGGATGAGACTTCTGCGCTACCTGGCCACCCCCAGGATAGCTACCAGCCCGCTGCCCACGATGACCATGAGTGCTGTGAGCGCGTAGTGATAAACATTGCTGGACTACGCTTTGAGACGCAGCTAAAGACCTTAGCCCAGTTCCCCAACACTCTGCTGGGCAACCCCAAGAAGCGCATGCGGTACTTTGACCCCTTGCGCAATGAGTACTTCTTTGACCGGAATCGACCCAGCTTTGATGCCATCCTCTACTATTATCAGTCTGGGGGGCGGCTTCGCCGGCCGGTCAATGTGCCCCTGGACATGTTCTCTGAGGAGATCAAATTTTATGAGCTGGGTgaggaggccatggagaagTTCCGGGAAGATGAAGGATTCATCAAAGATGAGGAGAGACCTTTGCCGGAGGGGGAGTACCAGCGCCAAGTATGGCTCCTCTTTGAATACCCGGAGAGCTCTGGGCCTGCAAGGGTCATTGCAATAGTCTCTGTCATGGTGATCCTCATCTCCATCGTGATCTTCTGCCTAGAGACATTACCTGAGCTGAAAGAGGACAAGGAGTATACAGTGCATCGCACTGACAACACCACCCAGGTCTACAAATCCAACATATTCACAGATCCCTTCTTTGTTGTGGAGACCCTGTGCATCATCTGGTTCTCCTTTGAGCTGGTGGTGCGCTTCTTTGCTTGCCCCAGCAAGACTGAATTCTTCAAGAATATCATGAACTTCATTGACATTGTGGCCATCATCCCTTACTTCATCACCCTGGGCACCGAGATGGCCGAGCGGGAGGGGACTCAGAAAGGAGAGCAGGCCACCTCCTTGGCCATCCTGAGAGTCATCAGACTG GTGTGA